One Pectobacterium colocasium DNA segment encodes these proteins:
- a CDS encoding lipoate--protein ligase A produces the protein MSSLRLLISDSYDPWFNLAVEECIFRQMPTTQRVLFLWRNAETVVIGRAQNPWKECNTRRMEEDGIKLARRSSGGGAVFHDLGNTCFTFMAGKPEYDKSVSTQIVLDALSALGLKASASGRNDLVVETADGVRKVSGSAYRETKDRGFHHGTLLLNADLSRLADYLNPDVKKLQAKGITSVRSRVANLVELLPSVDHQIISQAVTQAFFTYFGEQCEPEIISPSAHPDLPGFSEQFARQSSWEWNFGQAPDFSHLLDNRFTWGGIELHFDVERGVIVRAQIYTDSLNPAPLEALACALQGTAYRPENMAATCQTLISAFPEQQNELQELADWLEQSLR, from the coding sequence ATGTCCTCTCTGCGTTTACTCATCTCTGACTCTTACGATCCTTGGTTTAACCTGGCCGTTGAGGAGTGCATCTTTCGCCAGATGCCCACCACGCAGCGAGTGCTGTTTTTGTGGCGCAATGCGGAAACGGTGGTGATTGGTCGCGCCCAGAACCCGTGGAAAGAGTGCAATACGCGGCGGATGGAAGAGGATGGCATCAAACTGGCACGGCGCAGCAGCGGCGGTGGGGCGGTCTTTCACGATCTCGGGAATACCTGTTTTACCTTTATGGCCGGCAAACCGGAGTACGACAAAAGTGTTTCAACGCAGATCGTTCTGGATGCACTCAGTGCGCTTGGGTTAAAGGCCAGCGCGTCGGGTCGTAACGATCTGGTGGTGGAAACCGCAGACGGCGTGCGCAAGGTATCCGGTTCTGCCTATCGCGAAACCAAAGATCGCGGCTTTCATCATGGCACGCTGTTGCTGAATGCAGATCTCAGTCGCTTAGCGGACTATTTGAACCCGGATGTTAAGAAGCTACAGGCGAAAGGGATTACATCCGTGCGTTCCCGAGTTGCTAATCTGGTGGAATTGCTGCCCTCTGTCGATCACCAGATTATTAGTCAGGCAGTGACGCAGGCCTTCTTTACTTATTTCGGCGAACAGTGTGAACCGGAAATTATTTCGCCTTCTGCCCATCCAGATCTACCGGGATTCAGCGAACAGTTTGCACGTCAAAGCAGCTGGGAATGGAATTTCGGTCAGGCGCCGGATTTCTCGCATTTACTCGATAACCGCTTTACCTGGGGCGGCATTGAATTGCATTTCGATGTGGAACGCGGCGTGATTGTCCGTGCGCAGATTTATACCGATAGCCTGAATCCCGCGCCGTTGGAAGCACTTGCTTGCGCATTACAGGGAACGGCATATCGCCCGGAAAATATGGCTGCTACGTGTCAGACGCTGATTAGCGCTTTCCCCGAACAGCAAAATGAATTGCAGGAACTGGCCGACTGGCTGGAGCAGAGTTTGCGTTAA
- a CDS encoding NlpC/P60 family protein: protein MIRLRHALILASLILVGCSSSRHNNPPPNARLSDSIMVMVQLNDQLGQWYRTPYRYGGLDRNGVDCSGFVYLTFRDKFGMQLPRTTEEQTELGERVDRDNLLPGDLVFFKTGSGSSGLHVGIYDKDDQFIHASTSQGVIRSSLDNVYWKRAYWQARRI from the coding sequence ATGATACGTTTACGACATGCTTTGATCCTCGCCAGCCTGATTTTAGTCGGCTGTAGCAGTAGCCGGCATAATAATCCGCCGCCGAATGCGCGCCTGAGCGATTCGATCATGGTGATGGTGCAGCTAAACGATCAACTTGGGCAATGGTACAGAACGCCTTACCGCTATGGCGGACTGGATCGTAACGGCGTCGATTGTTCCGGTTTCGTCTATCTGACGTTTCGCGATAAGTTCGGCATGCAGTTGCCGCGCACCACGGAAGAACAAACCGAACTGGGCGAGCGCGTTGACCGCGATAATCTGTTACCGGGTGATTTGGTCTTTTTCAAAACGGGCAGCGGCAGCAGTGGGTTGCACGTCGGTATTTATGACAAAGACGACCAGTTTATTCATGCCTCCACCAGCCAGGGCGTAATCCGTTCGTCTTTGGATAACGTGTACTGGAAACGGGCTTACTGGCAGGCTCGCCGCATCTAA
- the btuD gene encoding vitamin B12 ABC transporter ATP-binding protein BtuD, with amino-acid sequence MTRQTSPVLQLRQAGVSPRLSPTTAACRRGELLHIIGPNGAGKSTLLARAAGLLAGEGEIDLAGTPLSQYTAADLAVRRAYLAQQQPPLALMPVFQYWQLHQPPLAQENAVEKVVHLLAERLMLTDKLARPLTQLSGGEWQRVRLVAALLQIWPTLNPNACLLLLDEPTNSLDVAQQAALDVLLNELCRLGIAVVVCAHDLNHSAHHADRVWLLSAGAVVAQGETAEVMLPEVLSPVFGVAFQRHVVDGRNWIITRSA; translated from the coding sequence TTGACGCGGCAGACTTCCCCGGTATTACAGCTGCGGCAGGCTGGCGTCTCGCCACGTTTGTCGCCGACAACGGCGGCGTGTCGTCGCGGTGAGTTGCTGCATATCATTGGCCCGAACGGGGCAGGGAAGAGTACCCTGCTGGCAAGAGCGGCAGGCCTGCTGGCGGGGGAAGGCGAGATCGATCTGGCTGGCACGCCGCTGTCGCAGTATACGGCGGCGGATTTAGCCGTACGACGCGCCTATCTGGCACAGCAGCAACCTCCTCTGGCGCTGATGCCGGTGTTTCAGTATTGGCAGTTGCATCAACCGCCGCTGGCTCAGGAAAACGCGGTCGAAAAGGTGGTGCATTTGCTGGCAGAACGCCTGATGTTAACCGATAAGCTGGCGCGCCCGCTCACGCAGCTGTCGGGAGGCGAGTGGCAGCGCGTTCGGCTGGTGGCGGCGCTGTTGCAGATTTGGCCGACCCTCAATCCGAATGCGTGTTTACTGCTGCTTGATGAACCGACTAATAGCCTCGATGTGGCGCAGCAGGCGGCACTGGATGTGCTATTGAACGAACTCTGCCGTTTAGGGATTGCGGTCGTGGTTTGCGCCCACGATCTGAACCATAGCGCTCACCATGCGGATCGCGTATGGCTGCTGTCGGCTGGCGCTGTGGTGGCACAGGGCGAGACGGCTGAAGTCATGCTGCCGGAGGTGCTGTCTCCCGTATTCGGTGTCGCGTTCCAGCGGCACGTGGTTGATGGTAGAAATTGGATCATCACGCGCAGCGCCTGA
- a CDS encoding glutathione peroxidase, producing the protein MSTEIYAIPLTTIDGKATTFEAFKGQVALVVNVASQCGLTKQYDALEKLYETYRDKGLVVLGFPSNEFAGQEPGSEEEIQAFCRGTFGVQFPMFSKIEVNGENRHPLYQRLIREQPEANGTWKSDFFARLVNKGRKPKNPEDILWNFEKFLVDREGCVIDRFAPDMAPDHDTIVKAIDDALAK; encoded by the coding sequence ATGAGCACTGAAATCTATGCTATTCCGCTGACCACTATCGACGGGAAAGCGACAACGTTTGAGGCGTTTAAAGGGCAGGTGGCTTTAGTTGTTAACGTCGCATCGCAATGCGGCCTGACTAAGCAATACGACGCGTTGGAAAAACTCTATGAGACCTATCGTGACAAAGGTCTGGTTGTGTTGGGATTCCCTTCCAATGAGTTTGCCGGGCAGGAACCGGGCTCAGAAGAAGAGATTCAGGCATTCTGCCGTGGGACGTTTGGCGTTCAGTTCCCGATGTTCAGCAAGATTGAAGTGAATGGCGAGAACCGTCATCCGCTGTATCAGCGCCTGATTCGTGAACAGCCGGAAGCCAACGGAACCTGGAAAAGTGACTTTTTTGCGCGTTTGGTGAATAAAGGTCGTAAGCCTAAGAACCCGGAAGATATCCTGTGGAATTTCGAAAAATTCCTGGTGGATCGCGAAGGGTGTGTGATTGATCGTTTTGCACCGGATATGGCACCTGATCATGACACTATCGTGAAAGCGATCGACGATGCGCTGGCAAAATAA